One window of Mixophyes fleayi isolate aMixFle1 chromosome 3, aMixFle1.hap1, whole genome shotgun sequence genomic DNA carries:
- the LOC142143137 gene encoding apolipoprotein L3-like, producing the protein MTRIQEYKDIWILLLKIFEECIKDLLRIADDVDKFHKGATIASITGSSFGIAGGITSIVGLILAPFTLGASLIVSGVGIGVAVAGGVTGAAASIADTVHIKKKCNRVEEIVSEIQGIFTKIHNISENIKGEYEALNSVLDAEQMENMGKIGGRGAFLTLEISRLVQLGRISAAATRGVELVAQGARAARVVSGVFAAVFIVVDAAFVVKGAIDLHKGAKTEAAAEIRKIVHELQEKYDDMQKENKKLQVLLQDLEANKT; encoded by the coding sequence ATGACACGTATTCAGGAGTACAAAGACATATGGATACTTTTGCTAAAAATATTTGAAGAATGCATTAAAGACCTGCTCAGGATCGCTGATGACGTAGACAAATTCCATAAAGGAGCCACCATTGCCAGCATCACAGGAAGTTCATTTGGAATAGCCGGAGGAATCACCAGCATTGTAGGCCTAATCCTGGCCCCGTTTACACTTGGTGCATCTCTGATTGTCAGTGGTGTTGGCATTGGTGTGGCTGTGGCTGGAGGGGTCACCGGAGCAGCGGCTTCTATAGCTGATACTGTACATATTAAAAAGAAATGCAACAGAGTAGAAGAGATTGTTTCGGAAATTCaggggatatttactaaaattCATAACATTTCTGAAAATATTAAAGGTGAATATGAAGCTCTTAACTCTGTGCTGGATGCAGAACAAATGGAAAATATGGGCAAAATTGGGGGGAGAGGTGCATTCCTCACACTAGAGATAAGTAGATTGGTTCAGCTGGGCAGAATATCTGCAGCTGCAACTAGAGGGGTCGAGTTAGTAGCTCAGGGGGCTCGGGCAGCCAGAGTTGTTTCCGGCGTTTTTGCTGCAGTGTTCATAGTGGTTGATGCTGCTTTTGTGGTAAAGGGAGCTATAGATCTGCACAAAGGTGCTAAAACAGAGGCAGCTGCTGAGATAAGAAAAATTGTCCACGAACTACAAGAAAAATATGATGATatgcaaaaggaaaataaaaagctACAGGTGCTCTTACAAGATTTGGaagcaaataaaacataa